A stretch of DNA from Spirosoma endbachense:
TTTACGGATATGAGTCCTTTATTATTAAAGCCAACGGGTCGATTTTTGCCGTGCTGGATCTGCTGATAAATGATAATGGTCCCAATCATCAGCACAATCGAAAAGGTGAACTGGATAACGACCAGAATTTTTCGGGGCAACGACGCATTTTTTCCGACATGAACGCCCCCTTTGAGGATCTTGACCGGATTGAACGACGACAGATAAAGGGCGGGATAACTGCCTGCCAACAGGCCCGTGAATAGAGTGAAAATCAGCAGGATTCCCCAGAAAACCGGATTGCCAATCTGAAGAACCAGTTGCTTTTCGGTAAGCGTATTGAAGTAGGGCAGCACAATAAATACCAGGCCTAAGGCCAATACCAAAGCCATCAGGGCAATCAAAAGTGATTCGCTCAAAAACTGACCAATAAGCTGCTCCCGGCCTGATCCGATGGCTTTTCGAACCCCCACTTCTTTGGCTCGTTTTTCGGAGCGGGCCGTGCTGAGGTTCATAAAATTAATGCAGGCGATCACCAAAATAAACAAACCAAAAATGCCAAACAGACGCACGTATTTGATAAAGCCACCCGTATTTTTCCCCTCGGAAAATTCAGAATATAACCGCCATTTTGACATGGGATAAATAAATACTTCGGGCTTCGTACTCTTTTGGGTAACCTCGTCATTTAGATGGCTCAATACAATGTCCTTGATTTTGGCATTCGTTTTTTCGGGTGTTATGCCATCTTTGAGCTGGACAAATACCTGGTATGAATTGTCGGCCCAGTTGGCTTCAGCCCTTTTTATATAGTCGGCCCGTTGGGCAGCCTGCAAATGCCATGGCACCAGATAATCAAACTGTAATCCAGCATTTTCGGGTTGTTTGGCTACGACGGCAGTTACTTTTAAATCGACCGTATTATCCATTCGCACGGTTTTGCCGATGGGGTCCTTATCGCCAAAAAGAGCCTGGGCCGTTTCGTCTGTAAGTACAATCGAATAGGGCTCTTTCAATGGATTTTTATCCCCATTCAATACCTGTAACGAAAACATATCAATAGCATCCTGACCAATGTAATGTCCATCTTTCAGGAATTTCTGATTGCCTACTACCAATGAACGGTTAGATCCCCAATCGCACATGGCCGTTGCTTTAAAGTCGGGGTACTTTGCTTTTAATTCGTCGCCCAATGGAAAGGGTATCGCATCCTGTGTCCCTCTACGACCATCGAAGGTTTGGTTCATTTTGACCTGGTAAAGGGTCTCGTAGTTTTTGTAATGTTTGTTGGCCGATACTTCATCAGTGATCCAGAGGCCAATCAGCATCGCCACCGCCATGCCTACCGCCAATCCGCCAATGTTGATGGCCGAATAGGACTTGTTTTTGACCAGATTACGAAAGGCGATGGTTAAATACGAACGGATCATGTCAGGATGGAGAAAGGATTTAGGAACATCAGTGAATTTCGAGTAACGGGCTTTGACTTGGGGAGCGGCTTGTCGTCGCCAGAGCCGGGGATGCAACAGCAACAGTAAATCCACTACGTACAACAGTCGCGCTTTGGCGTAGCCATATCGCTGACCTCGCATCTGGAACAGCTCATCCATATCGCCCTGAATTTCTTCCCGTAGATGCGGAGCCGTGATTCGCTTCAGCAACTGCTGAGCCCAGCGGGGGGGCTGGTCCGGGCAGATTCTTTGGTTTTGACTCATAGCCAGTGGATTACCAATCCGATTTATTCACTTTTCAGACTCTTGACTGGGTTCAACAGGCCAGCTTTGATTGCCTGGTAGCTAACGGTCAATAAGGTAATCATCAGAGCCAGTACAAGTACTGACAGGAAGACCCCAACCTGAATGTCTATTTTGTACGTATAGCTTTCCAGCCATTGGTTCATGGCATACCAGGCAATCGGCGAAGCGATCAAACAGGAAACAATCACTAACTGAACGAAATCTCTGGATAGCAATCCCCACACATTGGCGACACTGGCTCCCAGCACTTTACGGATCCCAATTTCTTTGGTTCGTTGTTCGGCCATAAAGGAGGCCAGCCCAAATAAGCCCAAACAGGAAATGAAGATGGCCAGCAACGAAACAATGGCCGACAGGTTGCCGATGAGTTCTTCGTAGTTGAATTTTTTGGTGTACTCCGTATCGGCAAACTTATAATCGAAGGGATAACCCGGATTGTATTTATCAAAAATCGGGGCAATTTTGCTGATAGCTACCGAAGACGCCACCGCCGGATTGATTCGCACGCAAATAAAACCGACCCAGTTCTTTTCAAAAAGAATAGTCATTGGTGCGACGGCGCGATAGGGTGACCATTCCACAACGATGTCGGGGATTACACCAACAACTGTCCGATCTTTCCCGGCCCAATGTAGTATCTCACCTATGGGATGTTTCAACCCCATACGTTTTACGGCCGCTTCATTTAAGAGTACCCCTGTGGAATCAGTCGTAAAGTCCCGCGAAAAATCCCGCCCTTCCTTGAGTTTGATCCCCATCGTTTTGATGTAATCGAAATTGGTGGCAATGGTCGTGAAAATGGAGGATTTATCGTCGGGTGTCGATCCCTTCCACTCCCAGCCACCATTGGAACTCCACCATTGGGTTGGTGGTGAATTGGATTTGCAAATTGAGGATACTGCACCGGTAGCTAGTAACTCGGTCCGAAGGGCTTCAAAATGGTCAACTAAATCGTTAGAGGAATTCACTGAAATGAGCCCTTTGTTGGTAAAACCAATCGGGCGATTTTTGCCGTGCTGGATCTGCTGATAAATGATGATGGTACTAATCATGAGCACCGTAGAAAAGGTGAATTGTACGACGACCAGAATCTTTCGGGGCAATGACGCATTTTTCCCGACATGAACGCCCCCTTTGAGGATCTTGACCGGATTGAACGACGACAGATAAAGGGCGGGATAACTACCAGCCAGCAATCCCGTAAAGGCTGTAAAAACTACGATAACACACCAAAAAACAGGATTCCCAAAGTCGATGGACATCGTTTTTTCGGTAAGCGTATTGAAATAAGGCATCGCCAGCAAGACGATACCCAAAGCCAGCACAAGTGCCATAAAGGCAATCAGGGTTGACTCGCTCAAAAACTGCCCGATGAGTTGCTCACGACCCGAGCCAACGGCTTTTCGAACGCCCACTTCTTTAGCCCGTTTTTCGGAACGGGCTGTACTGAGGTTCATAAAATTGATACAGGCAATCACCAGAATAAATAAGCCAAAAATGCCAAACAGACGCACATATTTAATAAAACCACCTGTGTTTTTCCCCTCGGTAAACTCCGAATACAGCCGCCATTTTGCCATGGGATGCAGGAACAATTCGGGCTTTACGCGAGAAATCGCATTGGCATCATTTGATGTGTGGCTTAAGATCACATCCTTTATTTTTGCATTGGTTTGTGCTGGATCTACGCCCTCTTTAAGCTGCACAAAAACGCCCCAACCGTTATTTTGCCAGTTCGTTTTCAGTTTTTTACCTACCCAATCATAGATTTTCTCCTGCAAATGCCACGGCAGTAAATAATCAAATTGCAGTGTAGCATTTTGGGGTTGTTTGGCAACCACTGCGGTTACTTTTAAATCCACTGAATTATCCATTTTGAGGATTTTGCCAATAGGGTCCTGATCACCGAAAAGAGCATGAGCTGTTTCATCCGAAAGCACAATCGAATACGGCTCCTTCAATGGGTTTTTATTCCCATTCAGGATGGTCAGCGAAAACATATCAATGGCATCTTCGCCAATGAAAAGCCCCTGTTTTAGGAATTTCTGATTGCCAACGATCAACGATCGATTGCCCTCTCCCCTGTCATACATCGCTACCGCTTTAAAATCCGGGTATTTAGACCTTAGTTCTTCACCCACG
This window harbors:
- a CDS encoding ABC transporter permease; the protein is MSQNQRICPDQPPRWAQQLLKRITAPHLREEIQGDMDELFQMRGQRYGYAKARLLYVVDLLLLLHPRLWRRQAAPQVKARYSKFTDVPKSFLHPDMIRSYLTIAFRNLVKNKSYSAINIGGLAVGMAVAMLIGLWITDEVSANKHYKNYETLYQVKMNQTFDGRRGTQDAIPFPLGDELKAKYPDFKATAMCDWGSNRSLVVGNQKFLKDGHYIGQDAIDMFSLQVLNGDKNPLKEPYSIVLTDETAQALFGDKDPIGKTVRMDNTVDLKVTAVVAKQPENAGLQFDYLVPWHLQAAQRADYIKRAEANWADNSYQVFVQLKDGITPEKTNAKIKDIVLSHLNDEVTQKSTKPEVFIYPMSKWRLYSEFSEGKNTGGFIKYVRLFGIFGLFILVIACINFMNLSTARSEKRAKEVGVRKAIGSGREQLIGQFLSESLLIALMALVLALGLVFIVLPYFNTLTEKQLVLQIGNPVFWGILLIFTLFTGLLAGSYPALYLSSFNPVKILKGGVHVGKNASLPRKILVVIQFTFSIVLMIGTIIIYQQIQHGKNRPVGFNNKGLISVNSSHDLIKHFEPLRAELLASGMVSSICKTNSPPTQIWSSNNGWEWKGSTPNDKSVGFKTIATSYDYTKTIGIKLKEGRDFSRDFSTDSIGVLLNEAAVKRMGLKHPVGELVKWNGSDRIVVGVLPDIMMESPYRAVSPLTVIFEKDWVGTISVRINPNVASSEAIKRITPIFDKYNPGFPFDYKFADTEYTKKFNYEELIGNLSAIVSLLAIFISCLGLFGLASFMAEQRTKEIGIRKVLGASVTNLWGLLSRDFVQLVIVSCLIASPIAWYAMNQWLESYTYKITIGIGVFLVVLILALAITLLTISYQAIKAALLNPVKSLKSE
- a CDS encoding ABC transporter permease, which produces MNRKPTAPRWAQQLLKRITAPHLREEIQGDMDELFQMRGQRYGYAKARLLYVVDLLLLLHPRLWRRQAAPQVKARYSKFTDVPKSFLHPDMIRSYLTIAFRNLVKNKSYSAINIGGLAVGMAVAMLIGLWITDEVSANKHHKNYETLYQVKMSQTFDGTRGTQDALPFPVGEELRSKYPDFKAVAMYDRGEGNRSLIVGNQKFLKQGLFIGEDAIDMFSLTILNGNKNPLKEPYSIVLSDETAHALFGDQDPIGKILKMDNSVDLKVTAVVAKQPQNATLQFDYLLPWHLQEKIYDWVGKKLKTNWQNNGWGVFVQLKEGVDPAQTNAKIKDVILSHTSNDANAISRVKPELFLHPMAKWRLYSEFTEGKNTGGFIKYVRLFGIFGLFILVIACINFMNLSTARSEKRAKEVGVRKAVGSGREQLIGQFLSESTLIAFMALVLALGIVLLAMPYFNTLTEKTMSIDFGNPVFWCVIVVFTAFTGLLAGSYPALYLSSFNPVKILKGGVHVGKNASLPRKILVVVQFTFSTVLMISTIIIYQQIQHGKNRPIGFTNKGLISVNSSNDLVDHFEALRTELLATGAVSSICKSNSPPTQWWSSNGGWEWKGSTPDDKSSIFTTIATNFDYIKTMGIKLKEGRDFSRDFTTDSTGVLLNEAAVKRMGLKHPIGEILHWAGKDRTVVGVIPDIVVEWSPYRAVAPMTILFEKNWVGFICVRINPAVASSVAISKIAPIFDKYNPGYPFDYKFADTEYTKKFNYEELIGNLSAIVSLLAIFISCLGLFGLASFMAEQRTKEIGIRKVLGASVANVWGLLSRDFVQLVIVSCLIASPIAWYAMNQWLESYTYKIDIQVGVFLSVLVLALMITLLTVSYQAIKAGLLNPVKSLKSE